The DNA region AGATTATTTGCAGTTGCATATCCAATACTATATTCTGAAGAAGCAAAATAATTTGCTGAATAAAGTAGATAATAAATACCATTTTCTTTCAGAACAAAAGGTCCTTCATTCCATTGCCATTCTTCAGTCAATCCTTCCCATTCTTGAGAAGGCTGCACAACTAAAAAAGGTTCTCCTATTACTTCGGTTAAGTCTTCAGAAAGTTCTCGTACATAAATTTGGCTAATATGTTTTCCATTAATAATATTTTCTGAGCAATCTCTTACATAAAATAAATACGGAATTCCATCTGTATCAATAAAAATATGTCCATCAATATTTGAAAAACCATCATCGAACAAGGGTGCTTTAATATTTTGAAAAGGGCCTACTGGAGACAAGCTTTCGGCAACAGCTATCTTTAAGTGACCATCAGAAGCTCGAGCACTATATATCATGTAATATTTATTATTATAGTTAATAACTTCTGGGGCCCAGAAATCACTTTGCCCCCATTCATTTCCTTCTTCAAATTTATTGAAAGCAAAACCTTTTTCCTCCCAATTTACCAAATTGCTTGATTCCCATACTTTAAATCCTATATTTGCAACTGATGTGCCATAGAGATAATAATTGCTCCCTACTTTTAATACATAGGGATCAGCTACAAAAACTCCTAGGGGATTAGTATAAGTAACATAATTTGACGAATCAAAATTAATATTATTATTACCGTAAATAAGCAATGAAAATAAATTAACAATTATCAAGAAAGCAGTTTTCAATCTATTTCACCTCTGACTACAGTACAAATCGTATACTTTTAATTTTTACTCTTTTAGTCCTCCAACAGTTAATCCTTGTATAAGCTGTTCTTGAAAGATCATGAAGAAGATAAAAATGGGGAGAGCTGCAATTACATTTCCTGCCATTGTAACCCCATATTTCATAGTATATGAACCATAAAAAGTTGCCAAGCCTACCGGTAAAGTGTACATTTTTTGATCAGTCATAACTATTAAAGGCCACAAAAAATCGTTCCACGTACTTACAAAACTGAAAACAGCTATAGCAACTAAAGATGGCTTAGCTAATGGAACCATTATTCGAAACAGAATATACAATTCACCAGCTCCATCAATCCGAGCTGCTTCTTCAAACTCGTTGGGAATGCCTTTGAAAAACTGAGATACAATCAAAACGAACATAGGATTTACCATATAAGGAATAATAAGCCCCCAATACTTATTTAAAAGATTCAAATCTCTTAAAAGCAAGTATCTTGGTATCATAATAGCCTGTAGGGGTATCATAATACCTGCTAAAGTAATATAAAATAAGAACTTATTTCCTGGATATTTTAATCTTCCTAAAGAATAAGCTGCTAAAACTGTTATAATAACAACTCCAAAAGTTGAAATTAAAGAAACGAAAGTACTATTTAAAAGCCAGTTTAAAACACCGGATTGCTTAAAAATATAAGTATAATTTCCAAAATTTAATTTTGAAGGGAAAACTTTTTGAGTAAGTATTTCTAAGTCACTTTTAAAAGAAGAAATGATCATCCAAAATATTGGGAAAACATATATAACTATAATAATAATAGCAATCCAAGTAAGTAATTTAGACTTTTTCAACTTTTATCACTTCCTCCACCAAGAGTTAATCTAAATTGAATAATTCCTACTATAAACATAATTACAAAGAAAAACAAAGCCATAGCTTGAGCATATCCCATTTTGAAGTATCTAAACCCTTGATCATATATGTATTGAATCAAAACCCGAGTTTTACCATATGGACCTCCACCAGTCATAATATAAACTTGACCAAATATTTGTAAAGAAGCTATTGTTTGTAAAACTAAAACCAAAGCATGCGTTCTTTTTAATAAAGGCAAAGTAATAAAAAAAGTTTTCTGAAAAGAATTAGCTCCATCTATTGTTGCAGCTTCATATATTGTAGGAGAAATTTCCTGTAAACCTGCCAAATACAAAATCACGTTAAAACCTAAAGTCCACCAGATAGTAGTTAAAGCTATAGCAGGCATAGCAGTATTAGGATTGGTAAGCCATCCTGTATAATTAATCCCAATTGCCCTAAATATCTTAGAAATTATACCAAACTGGGGTTGATACAGAAAAGCCCACGTACTGCACACTATTGTAATTGATAGTATATATGGAAAGAAAAACATAACTCTAAAAATCCTTCTAAAATAAATTTTTGCATTCAATAAAAGAGCTATCAAAAAACCCAATATAACCAAAAAAGGAACCGTTAAAATTACGAAATAAATCGTATTCCATAAAGAACTCCAAAAAGTTGAATCATTAAACATTGTCAAGAAATTTTCGAAACCTATAAATTTTGGCTCACTAAACAAATCCCATTCATAAAACGCCATTCTAAAACCTTGTATAAGCGGATAAATTAAAAATAATGCATACAAAAGACCGAAAGGGGTAAATAATAGATAGCCACTCAAAGTCCTTTTTTTCATTAATAATTTCTCCTCTCAATAATGTAATAATAAACGCTTTAGAAACTATAAAACTTAACCCTCACCAATTTTCAAAACTTATTTTTTGACATATATTTTTAATTTTAATCCTTACTAAATATGAATTTCTTCAACTTTTTTAACATTTGTATCAACTTATGGAAGAAAAGTTTCAACCTGAACTCCTTATAAATTCAAAACATTGCTTTTCAAAAATTTTCATTTTTAAAGTTCTTAAGATAATAAAAAACTTTAAAACTTAAAATTTATAAACAGTTAAAGATTCCCTAAATACTACCTAAATGCAACATTCCGCAAAATTGCGGAATGTTGCGACTTATTTGATCAACATCATTTTACTACTTGATTAACAGTTTTAACAAGATCTTCAGCAGCTTTTTGTGGTGTAATCTTACCTAAAATCACACCTTGACAAAGCTCTAGTAACTTATCTTGTATTTCTTTCCATCCTCTAACTTCTGGCACAAAAGCTCTTTCAGCAGAAACTACAAAATCTTCCCTTAGAGGCAAAGCTAAAAATTCCGCTGACTCTGCCACACTCTTAACAACGGGAAGGTGTCCCGCTTTAGCCCATTCATATGAATGATTCACTAACCATTCAGCAAATGTAACAGCAGCTTTAACTTTATCTTCATTCATTTTTGGAGCCTTAGGTATTATCAAGGTATGAGAATCTCCCCAAACATACGCTTTTTCACTAAAAGAAAAAGGTGGAACAGGCATAACTCCAATTTCCTGTAAAACTCCCATATCTTCAAAAGACGCTATAGCCCATACTCCATCAAAATTAAATCCTGCTTGACCACTTATCAAAAGAGCTCTTGCTGTATCATAATTTACATAAGTTGTTAATCCTTCTTCGTAAAACTTTAATATTTCTTTATATGTTTTTTCTGCTATTGTTTTGTCAATAAAGAAATTCCCATCTGAATCTTCCAATTTTCCGCCCAAATTTCTATAAATAGTTAGCCAAAGTCTTTCTCCCAAGCCATTAGCATCTTCTATAACCATTCCATATTTTCCCGTCTTTTCTTTAATTTGTTTACAAAAATTATAAAATTCTTCAAATGTTTTTGGAAGTAGTACTTCCCCTTTTGAATCCACTAATCCAGCTTCTCGAAGCACACTCTTATTATAATATAAAACTAATGGGTGTGTATCTAAAGGCAAAGCATATATTTGACCGCTGAAAGTGGCTGCTTGAATTATATTTTCTAAATAATCTGTTTTTATGTTATTAGAAACATACTTATCCAATGGTAATATAGTTCCTCTTTCAACATAATCAACTAAAGAAGAGCGATGCATAATAGCAAGATCCGGAGGATTTCCTCCTACCATAGACGCCAAAAGTTTGTTATAATATTGTCCCCAATCAAGAGGTTGTTGACTAACAAAAATTTGGTTTTGCTCCTTGTTAAATTGATCAATAAGATTAGTCATAATGTATCCTTCTCCACCACTGAAAAGAGTCCAAAACGTTATTTCTACAGGTTTAGTAAAGCCAAATATTGAAACAATAAACATTAAACCAATCAATAAAACTGAAAGCTTAGTTTTCATATACCTTTATACCTCCCTTAATATTTATCGATACCGTTAACGATACCAATAAAATTATAGCAATATTTACAGAGAATCCAAAATATGATTACGTGCTTTTAGAAGTAATTATGGATGATTAAAAACAATTAAAGACAATTAACTTAAATTTTCTCATATTTTTATTTAATTTTTGAAAATAAAAGGCCCATTAATAATGGACCTTTTTGAAGTATTATATTTAAAAATAAAAACTAAGATAAAAGTTTAACTCCATCTTCGATAGAAGTTTCATAAAAATCCGGCTTTATTTTCGTAACATTTAAATAATTCTTAGATACTTTTTCTATAAATTCACCGACTTTATTTTTCTCAACCAAAGCGATAGCACATCCACCAAACCCTGCTCCGGTCATTCGTGCTCCAATGCACCCATAGGTTTTTAAAGCCTCTTCAACAATTGTATCAAGTTCAAATCCTGTTACTTGGTAGTCGTATTTTAGGGAATTATGAGATTGAACTAATAATTCTCCAAAACCTTTTAAATCGTTGTTTTTTAATAAATTTACAGCTTTAATGACTCTCTGATTTTCCGTTATTACATGTTTTGCTCTTTTGTATTCGACTTCATTTTTTATATATTGCAAATCGTCAAGTGTACACTGACATAAATTATTTATGTTTTCGTTTTTTGCCTTTTTTATAGTTTCTAACGCATTCTCACATTCTTGCCTTCTTTGATTATAATTAGAAGAAGCTAATTCTCTTCTCTTGTTGGTATTCATTATAACCAAAGAGTATCCATTTAAAAAGCAGGGGATATATTCATATGAAAGATGTTGAGTGTTTAATAATATTGCATGATCTTTTTTTGCATTAGCTACAACAAATTGATCCATTATACCTGAATTTACACCAATAAATTTATTTTCGACTCTTTGACCTAATAAGGCAAGATATTTTCTATCGACTTCATCTTGCATTATTGAAAACAGTAACATGTATCCTATCAATACCTCTAATGCAGCCGAAGATGAGAGGCCAGCACCATTGGGA from Petrotoga sp. 9PWA.NaAc.5.4 includes:
- a CDS encoding glycoside hydrolase family 43 protein; its protein translation is MKTAFLIIVNLFSLLIYGNNNINFDSSNYVTYTNPLGVFVADPYVLKVGSNYYLYGTSVANIGFKVWESSNLVNWEEKGFAFNKFEEGNEWGQSDFWAPEVINYNNKYYMIYSARASDGHLKIAVAESLSPVGPFQNIKAPLFDDGFSNIDGHIFIDTDGIPYLFYVRDCSENIINGKHISQIYVRELSEDLTEVIGEPFLVVQPSQEWEGLTEEWQWNEGPFVLKENGIYYLLYSANYFASSEYSIGYATANNLKGPWIKSKDNPILSKDLSIGVSGPGHCSVTTSPDDSELFIVYHTHAFPKSPSGIRVLNIDRIYFDENGNLKILGPTRTPQPIP
- a CDS encoding carbohydrate ABC transporter permease, with protein sequence MKKSKLLTWIAIIIIVIYVFPIFWMIISSFKSDLEILTQKVFPSKLNFGNYTYIFKQSGVLNWLLNSTFVSLISTFGVVIITVLAAYSLGRLKYPGNKFLFYITLAGIMIPLQAIMIPRYLLLRDLNLLNKYWGLIIPYMVNPMFVLIVSQFFKGIPNEFEEAARIDGAGELYILFRIMVPLAKPSLVAIAVFSFVSTWNDFLWPLIVMTDQKMYTLPVGLATFYGSYTMKYGVTMAGNVIAALPIFIFFMIFQEQLIQGLTVGGLKE
- a CDS encoding carbohydrate ABC transporter permease — protein: MKKRTLSGYLLFTPFGLLYALFLIYPLIQGFRMAFYEWDLFSEPKFIGFENFLTMFNDSTFWSSLWNTIYFVILTVPFLVILGFLIALLLNAKIYFRRIFRVMFFFPYILSITIVCSTWAFLYQPQFGIISKIFRAIGINYTGWLTNPNTAMPAIALTTIWWTLGFNVILYLAGLQEISPTIYEAATIDGANSFQKTFFITLPLLKRTHALVLVLQTIASLQIFGQVYIMTGGGPYGKTRVLIQYIYDQGFRYFKMGYAQAMALFFFVIMFIVGIIQFRLTLGGGSDKS
- a CDS encoding ABC transporter substrate-binding protein encodes the protein MKTKLSVLLIGLMFIVSIFGFTKPVEITFWTLFSGGEGYIMTNLIDQFNKEQNQIFVSQQPLDWGQYYNKLLASMVGGNPPDLAIMHRSSLVDYVERGTILPLDKYVSNNIKTDYLENIIQAATFSGQIYALPLDTHPLVLYYNKSVLREAGLVDSKGEVLLPKTFEEFYNFCKQIKEKTGKYGMVIEDANGLGERLWLTIYRNLGGKLEDSDGNFFIDKTIAEKTYKEILKFYEEGLTTYVNYDTARALLISGQAGFNFDGVWAIASFEDMGVLQEIGVMPVPPFSFSEKAYVWGDSHTLIIPKAPKMNEDKVKAAVTFAEWLVNHSYEWAKAGHLPVVKSVAESAEFLALPLREDFVVSAERAFVPEVRGWKEIQDKLLELCQGVILGKITPQKAAEDLVKTVNQVVK
- a CDS encoding galactokinase, coding for MDLKNVFIKVYGKTKEPIYHFFSPGRINLIGEHIDYNGGYVLPGAINLGIYGVMSLRDDEKIHLKSLDFPNEVEVDLGKDIKYKNEDGWGNYAKGVIKFLKEDGYSLKGCNILIQGNLPNGAGLSSSAALEVLIGYMLLFSIMQDEVDRKYLALLGQRVENKFIGVNSGIMDQFVVANAKKDHAILLNTQHLSYEYIPCFLNGYSLVIMNTNKRRELASSNYNQRRQECENALETIKKAKNENINNLCQCTLDDLQYIKNEVEYKRAKHVITENQRVIKAVNLLKNNDLKGFGELLVQSHNSLKYDYQVTGFELDTIVEEALKTYGCIGARMTGAGFGGCAIALVEKNKVGEFIEKVSKNYLNVTKIKPDFYETSIEDGVKLLS